The Puntigrus tetrazona isolate hp1 unplaced genomic scaffold, ASM1883169v1 S000000401, whole genome shotgun sequence genome includes a window with the following:
- the LOC122333885 gene encoding LOW QUALITY PROTEIN: protein FAM222A (The sequence of the model RefSeq protein was modified relative to this genomic sequence to represent the inferred CDS: inserted 1 base in 1 codon), which yields MMLACLQRQNQPTQHLPCAVKILDPLAHKSEQISMRYPSVAELDAYAQRTADSPLSIKIFPTNVRVPQHKQISRTVNGLDTGGQGLGPYSHSYTGAYQGLLAIVKTSSAAKGVLKSADGKRTKLSPIQMAVAPYAPPSRSRHRPYGVVSYRMSRPSNVQSSPSFLSASCADSSFALAYPGAVLPTQSAEVAASDYWARYPHVYGSGNRSPDLSYRSYPPSLTILDKVPTPPAMHGDFSVGQFFAPTWNSVLATPDSDCYNPQETPXGTPPSVHPTASGVPVLRAPGEGPRSSLQSLEGLISEIHPPCIKERMLGRGYEPPLQLPVLR from the exons ATGATGCTGGCGTGTCTGCAGAGACAGAACCAGCCGACCCAACACCTCCCGTGTGCTGTGAAGATCCTGGATCCGCTCGCTCACAAGA GTGAGCAGATTTCCATGCGCTACCCATCCGTGGCCGAACTGGATGCCTACGCTCAAAGAACAGCCGACAGCCCGCTTTCAATCAAGATCTTCCCCACCAACGTCAGGGTCCCACAGCACAAGCAAATCAGCAGGACCGTGAACGGCCTGGACACCGGCGGGCAGGGCTTGGGCCCGTACTCTCACTCCTACACCGGAGCCTACCAGGGCTTGCTGGCGATCGTCAAGACTTCGTCCGCAGCCAAAGGCGTGCTAAAGAGCGCCGACGGAAAACGAACCAAACTGTCCCCGATCCAGATGGCGGTGGCTCCGTATGCGCCGCCGAGCAGGAGCAGACACCGGCCGTACGGCGTCGTGTCTTATCGCATGAGCCGTCCGTCCAACGTCCAGTCCAGTCCTTCCTTCTTGTCCGCGTCTTGCGCCGACTCCAGTTTCGCTCTGGCGTATCCCGGAGCCGTTCTGCCCACTCAAAGCGCGGAGGTAGCTGCTTCGGATTATTGGGCGCGTTATCCGCACGTATATGGATCGGGAAACCGTTCGCCTGACCTTTCCTACAGATCCTACCCTCCCAGTCTAACGATTCTAGACAAAGTCCCGACGCCCCCCGCCATGCACGGAGATTTCTCGGTTGGCCAGTTTTTCGCTCCTACTTGGAATAGCGTTCTTGCCACGCCGGATAGCGACTGTTATAACCCTCAAGAGACTC GCGGCACACCTCCATCCGTACACCCAACAGCCTCCGGGGTTCCTGTGCTGCGGGCCCCAGGGGAAGGGCCCCGCAGCAGCCTGCAGTCTCTGGAGGGCCTCATCAGCGAGATACACCCGCCTTGCATCAAGGAGCGCATGCTGGGACGCGGATACGAGCCGCCCCTTCAGCTGCCCGTGCTCAGATAG
- the dact3a gene encoding LOW QUALITY PROTEIN: dapper homolog 3 (The sequence of the model RefSeq protein was modified relative to this genomic sequence to represent the inferred CDS: inserted 1 base in 1 codon; deleted 2 bases in 2 codons), whose product MFRLFSLAAAERGRQKRRLELSLAGICELELLKRRHEAMVAGALALHSPEPEPEPEPEPEPRRAERPPDGSWSLMNILQHQVGELKMDADGSSGDARVSSGFSEQAEGLSPVPSESSGLGEIRSVRLSERPKSVSDVFVGRELNTRPVVPRSFSAPYPPLEGITEDEPWIWHPSEDAEEEEPCEDGFRETQRAETYILGLIQRRSPPARPSKPRTSLGPEGRAVTRQSSLCRKDPPYIPEERHACYPRVAGILCGALDPSSSEAECYPNARSPPTDELVNAQYIPAQPCRAQTATRTGHTPLPNPPPRSXRAAAKKCRFTEDKAAPKKPGRKACRAQSENSLLGQRERKYNTMERDTQVKTRRGSAHRRWRSTLELSQDEAEAPPEQPIRRSRKPRVYAPPHLHHHHPHQHQFPPDGYVLQESESSLSEAESPGSSSLSSDSDESSGLVWPQQLRPQLAPPSPSHPPQPKAFVKIKASHALKKKILRFRSGSLKVMTTV is encoded by the exons ATGTTCCGCTTGTTCTCGCTGGCGGCGGCGGAGCGCGGGAGACAGAAGCGGCGGCTCGAGCTCAGTCTGGCGGGAATCTGTGAGCTCGAGCTGCTCAAGCGGAGGCACGAGGCGATGGTCGCCGGCGCGCTCGCGCTGCACTCACCCGAACCCGAACCCGAACCGGAGCCCGAACCCGAGCCGAGGAGAGCCGAGCGGCCGCCG GACGGCTCGTGGAGTCTGATGAACATCTTGCAGCATCAGGTTGGAGAACTGAAGATGGACGCAGACGGCAGCTCTGGAGACGCTCGGGTCTCTTCAG GTTTCTCGGAGCAGGCTGAGGGTCTGTCTCCTGTCCCGTCTGAGTCTTCTGGTCTCGGTGAGATCCGCTCCGTCCGGCTCTCTGAGAGACCCAAGTCTGTTA gtgATGTATTCGTCGGTCGTGAGCTGAACACTCGCCCTGTGGTTCCCCGCTCTTTCTCAGCACCCTATCCGCCTCTAGAGGGCATCACTGAAGACGAGCCGTGGATCTGGCATCCCAGCGAGGACGCAGAGGAGGAAGAGCCCTGCGAAGACGGCTTCAGAGAGACGCAGCGCGCAGAAACCTACATCCTGGGCCTGATCCAGCGCCGCTCGCCTCCGGCCCGACCCTCT AAACCCCGCACCAGTCTGGGGCCCGAGGGCCGAGCCGTGACCCGCCAGAGCAGCCTGTGCCGCAAGGATCCGCCGTACATCCCCGAGGAGAGACACGCGTGCTACCCCCGAGTCGCCGGCATCCTCTGCGGAGCCCTGGACCCCAGCAGCAGCGAGGCCGAATGCTATCCGAACGCTCGCTCGCCGCCGACCGACGAGCTCGTGAACGCT CAGTACATCCCAGCGCAGCCGTGTCGCGCACAGACCGCCACGCGCACCGGACACACGCCGCTCCCAAACCCTCCGCCTCGCA TCAGAGCCGCGGCCAAGAAGTGCCGCTTCACCGAAGACAAGGCCGCGCCGAAGAAACCCGGACGAAAAGCGTGCCGCGCTCAATCCGAGAACAGCCTCCTCGGGCAAAGAGAGCGCAAATATAACACGATGGAGCGCGACACTCAAGTCAAAACCCGCCGCGGCTCCGCCCACCGCCGCTGGCGCTCCACGCTAGAACTGAGTCAGGACGAAGCCGAGGCGCCTCCCgagcagccaatcagacgcTCGCGCAAACCTCGTGTCTACGCCCCGCCgcaccttcatcatcatcatcctcatcagcACCAGTTCCCGCCGGACGGCTACGTGCTCCAAGAGTCCGAGTCCAGTCTGAGCGAAGCAGAGTCGCCCGGCTCCAGCTCGCTCTCCAGCGACTCCGATGAGAGCAGCGGATTGGTCTGGCCGCAGCAGCTCCGCCCACAGCTGGCCCCGCCCTCTCCGTCACATCCGCCGCAGCCCAAGGCCTTCGTGAAGATCAAGGCGTCGCATGCGCTCAAGAAGAAGATCCTCAGGTTCAGGAGCGGATCGCTTAAAGTCATGACCACCGTATGA